One Ornithorhynchus anatinus isolate Pmale09 chromosome 2, mOrnAna1.pri.v4, whole genome shotgun sequence DNA segment encodes these proteins:
- the AVPR1A gene encoding vasopressin V1a receptor: MPLSDGPASGWAAWARNGSAGAGTGAGASAGAGAEGGGRNGSAPFGRNEELAKLEVAVLAVTFAAALLGNCSVLLALHRTPRKTSRMHLFIRHLSLADLAVAFFQVLPQLCWDVTHRFRGPDGLCRVVKHLQVFSMFASAYVLLAMTADRYIAVCHPLKTLQRPARRSRAMIAAAWTLSLLLSVPQYFVFSFGEVQPGSGVFDCWADFVQPWGQKAYVTWMTASIFLAPVLVLATCYGFICYHIWRNIRGKTGLGPRPGLGLGPGAGAGPPGRLLLTPCVSSIKSISRAKIRTVKMTLVIVTVYVVCSAPFFVVQMWSTWDVRFVWLASEDAVVTITALLASLNSCCNPWIYMFFSGHLLQDCIQSFPCCRKSRQKLTKEDSDSLSRRQTSLTNNRSPTNSSGAWRDSPRSSKSTKFIPVST, translated from the exons ATGCCCTTGTCCGACGGGCCCGCGAGCGGCTGGGCCGCCTGGGCCCGCAACGGGAGCGCGGGCGCGGGCACGGGCGCGGGGGCgagcgcgggggcgggggcggagggcggcgggcggAACGGCAGCGCCCCCTTCGGGCGGAACGAGGAGCTGGCCAAGCTGGAGGTGGCCGTGCTGGCCGTGACCTTCGCCGCGGCCCTGCTGGGCAACTGCAGCGTGCTGCTGGCCCTCCACCGCACGCCCCGCAAGACGTCCCGCATGCACCTGTTCATCCGCCACCTCAGCCTGGCCGACCTGGCCGTGGCCTTCTTCCAGGTGCTGCCGCAGCTCTGCTGGGACGTGACCCACCGCTTCCGGGGCCCCGACGGGCTGTGCCGCGTGGTCAAGCACCTGCAGGTGTTCAGCATGTTCGCCTCGGCCTACGTGCTGCTGGCCATGACGGCCGACCGCTACATCGCCGTCTGCCACCCGCTGAAGACCCTGCAGCGGCCGGCCCGCCGCTCGCGGGCCATGATCGCCGCCGCCTGGACGCTGAGCCTGCTGCTGAGCGTCCCGCAGTACTTCGTCTTCTCCTTCGGCGAGGTCCAGCCGGGCTCCGGGGTCTTCGACTGCTGGGCCGACTTCGTGCAGCCCTGGGGGCAGAAGGCCTACGTCACCTGGATGACGGCCAGCATCTTCCTCGCCCCCGTCCTCGTCCTGGCCACCTGCTACGGCTTCATCTGCTATCACATCTGGCGCAACATCCGGGGCAAGACGGGCCTCGGGCCTAggcccggcctcggcctcgggcccggggccggagccggtccCCCGGGCcgtctcctcctcaccccctgcgTCAGCAGCATCAAGAGCATCTCCAGGGCCAAGATCCGCACCGTCAAGATGACCCTGGTCATCGTCACCGTCTACGTCGTCTGCTCGGCCCCGTTCTTCGTCGTCCAGATGTGGTCCACCTGGGACGTCCGGTTCGTCTGGCTGG CCTCCGAAGACGCCGTGGTTACCATCACCGCCTTATTAGCCAGCCTGAACAGTTGCTGCAATCCGTGGATCTACATGTTCTTTAGCGGCCATCTCCTGCAAGACTGCATCCAAAGCTTCCCCTGCTGTCGGAAGTCCCGGCAAAAGTTGACTAAAGAAGATTCGGATAGCCTGAGCAGACGACAGACTTCTTTGACTAACAACCGGAGTCCCACAAACAGTTCAGGCGCCTGGAGGGATTCCCCTAGATCTTCCAAATCTACTAAATTCATTCCTGTTTCAACTTGA